The genomic segment CGGAGAACGCCACGGCGTGGATACCCTTGTCACACTCTTCCTGCCGGACAGCGCCGCGTGGGACAAGGAAATGGCGGATCTCGACGAGGAAGAAAATCAGATCACCCAAAAACGCCTGAAGTCGGAGGCCGCCCTAGCGCAATTGCAGCAGGAATCCGAACTGTTGCGTTTCCTTAAGCTGCGGCAGACCGTCAAGGAAGGCGCAGTGATCATGGATGCCACCCAGAAGGCCGCCTGGCAGGCCATGGTCAATCGGATGGCGCCCCTGTTGGGACAGATCAAGGCCCATCAGGACGTTCTTCAGGCGCTGAATGCCCGAAGCGGTGAAATCCTGGTCCACCGCAGTGAGCTGGAGGAGACACGACGGAGTGCTGAAGTAGCAGTACATTGCGAGGTTGGCGAGGTTGTGGGAGATACCCGGGTGCGGGGGCGGCCCCTGGCGGAAGAGGGGCTGCCTTTCGCCAGCCTCGGCGAGAAAGCCCTGCGTACCCGTCTGCGGGAAACCTCCGGAGCGGACAGGCTTCTGTTCGTGAACCGATGCGGTAGTTTCCGCTGGCCGCCTGCATCGGCTACTGATTCGTCGGATTGAGTCGGGTTCTGTTCAGTTATCAGGCATCGACAGCTTGTGTCTGAACCAGTCTTCCAGCATCTGCTTCTCGTGATGCAGGGGATCGGACCTGTCGGATGTACTGACCCGATCAAGGTAGTTCACGTCGGTGACGGACTCCTCCCCCTGTTTTAGAACCCGGGAACCCTCGGAGAGGGTATAGCGCAGCTTGATCAGGGGCCAGGTTGCGGCGCTTGACCGCATGATGCGCACGTCGTGGAGCGGAGGTGGTTGCCAGGGCTCGTATCGGCCGGCCAGATCGATGTCCAGGATTTCCAGTTTCAGGGTCTGGGTCGTTGGCAAGTATTGCTTGCCCATCTTTTGCAGATGCTGTTCCAGAGTGCGGATATTGCGATCAATGTCATGCTGGTTGATGCCGACATCCTGGTATTTTTCCGGAGCCAGGAAGTCGACGCTGACATCGCCCGCGAGGGTCGCGGGAGTGGCAAGGGAAAGGAGCAGGAAAATGAGGCTGTTGGGCGTTTTCATGGTGAGACTCCAGTTCGCTTGAGGTAGTCATAGTTGATTGGACAGCCCAGGTTCTGCTGTGGTTTCATCCAATGGAGGCGTGCCGGATCGACGGTAAAGGAGTTTATCCCGATGATCGGTCTGCTCGATATCACCAATCTTTACGTCACTGTACTCCGGGTTTCTTGATCCGGCCTGATGTGTTTTGCGAGACATGTTCGTCAATGCTTGAGTCCCCTTTTCCCGATATCGAGGCCTGGTCCCTGTTCTACGAAAGTGCCGAGTTGCCCGTGCTGCGGCACTCCCTCCAGCAACTGGACCAGATACGGGAGCGGGCGAATACGGCCAATACCCGTACCCTGGCAGCCATCATCCTGCGGGACCCTTTGCTGACGCTGCGGGTACTGAACTATATCGAGCAACATCGCGCACGTCGGCAACTGACCGACATCACCACAATAGAGCGGGCGCTGATGATGATCGGCATGGAGCCGTTTTTTCGGGATTTCCGGAATCTCCCCCTGGTGGAGGATCGACTCAAGGCCCATCCCCGGGCCCTGCTGGGTCTGCTCAAGGTGATCGCCCGCGCCCGCCGAGCCGCTGCCTGGGCTCGGGAGTGGGCGGTAATCCGTCATGATCTGGATGTGGACGAAATCACCGTGGCGGCCCTGCTGCGCTATGTCAGCGATATGTTGATGTGGTGCTTTGCCCCTACTCTGGCCTTGAAAGTGAGGGAACTCCAGGCCCAGGACCGCCACTTGCGTTCTTCGATCGCCCAGCAGACGGTATTCAATATGAAGCTCGACGAATTGCAGATGGTCCTGGTCAGGCAATGGCACCTGCCCGAGTTGCTCACCACGCTGATGGATCCTGCCCAGTCCGAGAATCCGCGGATACGCAATGTGATGCTGGCCTGTGACCTGGCCAGGCATTCGGACAATGGATGGGATGACCTGGCACTGCCTGATGATTACCGGGCCATTGAGGAACTGCTACACCTGGACCACCCAAGCCTGATGGGCAAGCTGGGCCTGGACGACAACGGGCGGCCTCCCGCCAGTTCTGGGACGGCTGCTTAATTCAGTCGGAAGTGCTGGATTGTCTTTTCCAGACTTTCCGCCAGGGCTTCCAGCTGCCGCGCTTCCTCGGCCACCTGGAGCACTGCGTGGCTGTTGGATTCCGCCATGCTGGCGATCTGCTTGATGTTGCCGCCGACGGACTCGGTGGAATCCCGCTGTTCCCGTACCGTGCCAAGGATGCGTTTCATGCTGCTGGCTGTCTGGGAGACCACGCCTGTGGTGGCGGTGAGCGTATCGGTGACTTGATCGAGATGCTGCTGCATGGTGGAAAGGGCATCCTGCCCATGCTGCAATGATGACTCGACGGTATCCGACTGGTTGCCCAGGGCGCGGGTGACGTTGTCGATCTCGTTGGCGGTGGCCGCAGATTTTTCCGCTAGCTTGCGCACTTCGTCCGCTACCACGGCGAATCCTCGCCCATGCTCGCCGGCCCGGGCCGCCTCGATGGCGGCGTTGAGTGCCAGGAGATTGGTTTGGTCGGCGATGTCCTTCACCTCCTGGGTCATGGTGGTGATGGACTTGGCGCTTTCGATGAAGGCGTTGGTGGTCTGGGTCGCATCGCGCACCGCCGAACTGGCCAGGGAGAGGTCCTGAATGATCCCGGCAAGATGGTCGGCGGTGGCCTGGGAGCGGGTCTGGCTGGCTTCGGCCAGGCCGCTGGCGTCCTCGGCCTCGGTGGCGACAGCTTCCATGGAACCGGTCACCGCCCCCACCACACGCACGGAATCATTGGCCACTCCGGTCTGTTCGGAGCTGCACCGGTTGATGTTGTCGGTCATGGCAGCGAACTGGGAGGCGCTCGTCCGCACCTTGCCGGCGGCATCCCTCAACTGGCGGGCCATGGTGACCAGGCTGCCTTGCAGCCCGGCGATTGCCGCCAGCAGACTGTCACTGTCGTCTGGCCGGAGCTGGATGCGGAAGGCCAGATCGCCGGAGGAAATCCGCTTCACCACATTGGCGGCGTACTGGGGCTCGCCCCCCAGCAGGTTGAGCAGGATGCGCACCAGTTGCACGAAGGCGGCCAGGGCCATGGAGGAGACCGTAAGGGTGACGCCGATGATCCACCACTTGCTGGATTCGGCCATCTCCATCAGTTGGGCATCCAGCTTGCCGGCCTCGTCGGCCAGTCGCATGAACATCAGGAAGCTGAAACCATTGGCGATTACCGTGGCGATCGCGAGGATGGAGAGCACGAGAATCAGGCGGTTGCGTAATGACATGGAATCACTCCGGGACGGTGGCATATGCTGAATGCCACCGATACTATCCGATAGGGATAGCTGGTCCATGATCGGGCTCAATAATCTGTTTGTTCATGCAGGCGCTTGGGCGATGCCTACGCGGTAGCGGTGACGCATTCCTGGATCAGTTCCGGCCCCCGGAAGACCAGACCGGAATAGATCTGCACCAGGGCGGCGCCGGCTTCCAGTTTGGCGTGGGCACGCGGGCCATCGGTGATGCCGCCGGCGGCGATGATGGGCAGCTCTCCTCCCAGGGCAGTTGCCAGGGCGCGCACCACTGCAGTGGATTTCTCGAACAAGGGGGCGCCTGACAGGCCACCGGCTTCACCGGCATGGGCCAGGCCTTCCACTCCCTTACGGTCCAGAGTGGTATTGGTGGCGATCACCCCGTCGATGCGATGCCGGCGCAGGGCGTCGGCGATCATGGTGATCTGCTCCCCTTCCAGATCCGGGGCGATTTTCAGGGCCAGGGGCACATAGCGGCCATGCTGGTCGGCGAGGCGGGTCTGCCGTGCCTTGAGGGCGCCCAGCAGGGCGTCCAGTTCCGATTCACCCTGCAACTGGCGCAGATTCTTGGTGTTGGGGCTGGAGATGTTTACCGTGACATAACTGGCGGCGTCATAGACTTTGTTCAGGCAGATGAGGTAATCCTCGGCGGCCCGCTCGATGGGGGTGTCGAAGTTTTTGCCGATGTTGATCCCCAGCACTCCCTTGAAGCGGGCCTGGCGCACATTGGATAGCAGGGCCTCGACGCCGTGATTGTTGAAGCCCATCCGGTTGATGATGGCCTGTCGTTCCGGCAGGCGGAACAGGCGTGGCTTGGGATTGCCGGGCTGGGGGCGAGGGGTCACGGTACCAATCTCGACGAAGCCGAAGCCCAGGCGACCCCAGGCGTCGATGCATTCACCGTTCTTGTCCAGGCCGGCGGCCAGGCCCACCCGGTTAGGAAAGTCGAGGCCCATCACCGTCACCGGTTTATCCCGGGGGGCCGGGGGCGGGGGCAGCAAACCCAGCCTTTCCAGGCGCTTGAGGCCGGCCAGGGTGGCTTCGTGGGCAGATTCGGCGCCCAGGGAGAACAGCAGGGGGCGGATCAGGCAGTAGGGCAGCATGAGGGGGAGGTCAGAAAGTTTCGAGGGTTTGCCACTGGTCATCGCGGAGGACTTCCAGAGGGTGGAATCGGGCCTTGTAGGCCATCTTGCGACTGTCACGAATCCAGTAACCAAGATAGACGTAGGGCAGTCCCAGGCGGCGGCACTGCTCGATCTGCCAGAGGATGGAGTAGGTGCCAAAGCTGGCGGAATTCAGGTCCGGGTCGTAGAAGGTATACACCGAGGACAGACCATCGCTCAGGATGTCGATGATGCTGATCATACGTAGCTGGCCGGCATCGCGAAACTCCACCAAACGGGTGTCTACATGAGTTTGCAGCAGAAAGTGGCTGTACTGGTCGCGGCTGTCCTGGTCCATGCCTCCGCCTTGATGTCGGGCCGCCTGGTAACGGTGGTAGAGCTGGTAATGCTCCTCCCGGAACACCAGCGGACGTTCGATGATGTCCAGGCTTTGGTGTTGTTGCCAGGCTCGGCGCTGGTTGCGCTTGGGGCGGAAGATTTCCGTGGGGATCCGTACCGGTTGGCACTCCTTGCAGGCATCGCAATAGGGGCGGTAAGTGAAGATGCCGCTACGGCGGAAGCCGGCCCGCACCAGTTTGCCGAAGGTCAGGCCATCAATCAGGTGAGCCGGGGTCGCCACCTGGGAACGCGCGATCCGGCCTGGCAGATAGGAGCAGCCGTAAGGAGCCGTTGCATAGAACTGCAACAGGGAGAAGACAGGAAGGTCGCGGGGGTGGGTCATGGGATTCGGTGGTCGTTGCGTATGCCATCGGCCTGCCATGTTCAAGGTCTCCCGTCCCGCCCGGAAGCATTCCGATAGGCATCGAGAATACCCGCGGCGGGCCAGATGCCGGCCGGCTCTCCTTCCACCGTGAGTTCTCCGATCAGCTCGCGGAAGCGCTGGCGGGAAATGGGGCGGGCGCCCAGGAAAGACAGGTGAGAGGTTTCCATCTGGCAGTCAATTATGCCGAAATTCCGGCGCATCAAGAACAGGCAGAGATGGGCCAGAGCGATCTTGGAGGCATCGCGCCGGGCCGAAAACATGGATTCGCCGTAGAAGACCCGGCCGATGGCGACCCCATAGAGGCCGCCTGCCAACTGATCGTCGATCCAGGTTTCCACGCTGTGGGCGTAACCCAGTCGGTGCAGCTCCAGATAGGCCTCCTGCATCTCCTTGGTGATCCAGGTACCCTGCTGGCCGGGGCGCGGGGTGTCGGCACAGGCCTGAAGAACCTGACTGAAGGCGGTGTCCAGTCGTACTTCATAGGCGCTGTTGCGCAGGCTGCGGGCCAGGGACGTGCGGATTTTCATTTCCTGGGGAAACAGCACCATGCGGGGGTCGGGGGACCACCAGAGGATGGGATCGCCCGGGGCGAACCAGGGAAAGATGCCCTGCCGGTAGGCTGCCAGCAGCCGTTCGCAGGACAGGTCGCCCCCCAGGGCCAGCAGGCCGTTGGGTTCGCTGAGCGCTTGCTCCGGCGATGGGAAGACCGGCTCCGTCGGCAGGCAGGGGATCATGGCTGGGTCAGAAAGGCCACCACGTGGTCCACGTCGAGGCGGATGCCGATCTTCTCGCCCAGGGCATGGTCGTGGTGGGAGGGCGCCAGGGACAGCACCTGGCGTCCCGAGGGCAGCCGCAGGGTGTACAGGAACTCCGCGCCCTTGAAGGCCTTGTGCACCACCTCGGCCCGGATTGGGGCTTCATCGTCGTGGATCACGTCGTCCGGCCGCAACAGGATGTCCAGGTGGCAGTTCTTGCCACAGGCCATACATTCGGCATTACATTCCAGGGGAAGATCGCTGTGCAGCAGGCCCAGTTCCATCCGTACCATCTCGGGCCCGGCCACTTCCCCCGGCAGCAGCACGCCCTGGCCGATAAAGTCCGCCACGTAACGGGTGGCCGGGCAGTGATAGAGCCGGTAGGGCGTATCCCACTGCTCGATGCGGCCGTCCCGCATCACACCCACCATGTCGGCCACGGCGAAGGCCTCGTGCTGATCATGGGTTACCAGGATGGCGGTGGTGCCCATGGCCTTGAGGACATCCCGCACCTCCACGGAGAGCCGTTCCCGCAGTTCCACGTCCAGGTTGGAGAAGGGCTCGTCCATCAGGATCAGGCGGGGCTGGGGCGCCAGGGCGCGGGCCAGGGCCACGCGTTGCTGCTGACCGCCGGAGAGCTGGTGGGGATACTTGTGGCCCTGGCCGGTCAGGCCAATCCGCTCCAACAGCTCCTCGACGCGGGCTTGTCTTTCCTTTCGGGTGGCGTTGCCCATACCAAAGCCGATGTTGTCCAGCACGCTCAGGTGGGGAAACAGGGCGTAGTCCTGGAACACCATGCCGATCTGCCGGTTTTCCGGCGGCACATGGACCGATCCGCTGACTTCCTGCCCTTCCAGTCGGATATGTCCCCGCTGCACCGGCTCGAAGCCGGCGATGCAGCGCAGCGCCGTGGTCTTGCCGCAGCCCGAGGCCCCTAGGAGACAGGCGATCTGCCCCGGCTCCAGGGAAAGACTCAGGTCCCGGACCACAACATGGTCACCATAGGCCTGGGTGATGCAATCCAGTTCCAGCAGGGGCATGACGAAATCGCACGCGGCGCGGTAGTTGAGAGCGGCTCTCAATTATAATCGCTCTCCTACGTAAACCCGCATGGTTCCGCCGTCTTGCGCCTGCCCCTGACTGCTCTCTGCACCCTGATCGCCTTGTTGGTGGCCATGCCCGTGTTTTCCGTGGGGGCAAATCTGCTGGCCGGCGGTACCGGCGAGACCTGGCGCCACCTGGTCGATACCGTGCTGCTGGAATACATCAGCAATTCGGTGCTGCTCTGTCTCGGCGTGGGCCTGGGGGTGGCCAGTGTCGGCACCGGGGCGGCCTGGCTGGCGGTGCTTCACGAGTTTCCCGGTCGGCGCCAGTTCGAGTGGCTGTTGCTGTTGCCCATGGCCATGCCCGCCTATGTGCTGGCCTACGCCTACACCGATTTTCTCCAGTTCGTGGGTCCGGTGCAGACCGGGCTGCGGGAATATTTCGGCTGGAGTCGCGGTGACTACTGGTTTCCCGACGTGCGCAGCCTGGGGGGCGCCATCGTGTTGTTCACCTGCGTGCTCTATCCCTATGTCTATCTGCTGGTGCGCACTGCCTTTCTGGAGCGGGCCGGGGGCATGATCGAGGCGGCCCAGGTGCTTGGGCTCTCTCCGGCCCGGGCCTTTTTCAAGGTGTCGATTCCCCTGGCCCGGCCCGCCATCGCGGCGGGCATGGCCCTGGCCCTGATGGAAACCCTGGCCGACTACGGCACCGTGGCCTACTTCGCCCTGCCCACCTTCACCACCGGCATCTACCGGGCCTGGTTCTCCCTTGGCGACCGGGTGGCGGCGGCTCAACTGGCCGGTTGCCTGCTGGGCTTCGTGTTGCTGCTGCTGGTCCTGGAGCAGGCCAGCCGGGGGCAGGCCCGCTACCACGACACCAGCGGCCGGCGCCGGGCCGTGCGCCAGCAGTTGCAGGGCCTGCCGGCGGTCCTGGCGGTGCTGGGTTGTCTGCTGCCCATCGGCATCGGTTTCCTGCTGCCGGCGGGTCTGCTGTTGAGACTGGCCCTGGGGGAGGAGGGCAGCGCGTTCGGGCCGCGCTTTCTGGATCTGGCCCGGAACAGCCTGACCCTGGCCCTGAGCGCCGCCCTGGTGGCGGCCGGGCTGGCCCTGCTGGTGGCCTATGGGGCGCGCTACGGCACTCGCAACCGCCAGCCGCTGGCCCGCTGGGCGGCCCGTCTGGCCGGCCTGGGATATGCCGTGCCGGGTTCGGTGATTGCCGTGGGGGTGCTGATTCCGGTGACCCGTCTGGATCATGTCCTGGCCGGCTGGTGGCAGCAGTCCTTCGGTACCCATCCGGGGTTGATCCTGACCGGGGGTATTGCCGCCCTGGTCTATGCCTATGTGGCGCGCTTTCTCTCGGTGGCCCTGCAATCCCTGGAGTCCGGCATGAGTCGCATCACCGTCAGCATGGACGATGCCTCGCGCAGCCTGGGCTGCGGTCAGGGGGAAACGCTGTGGCGGGTGCACCTGCCCCTGCTGCGGGGCAGTCTGCTGACAGCGACCCTGCTGGTCTTCGTGGATGTGATGAAGGAACTGCCCGCCACCCTGGTGATGCGGCCCTTCAATTTCGACACCCTGGCCACCCAGACCTATACCCTGGCGGCGGACGAGCGTCTGGCGGAAGCTTCCAGCCCGGCCCTGGCCATCGTGGTCGTGGGCATCCTGCCCATCATCCTGCTGGCCCGGCAGATCGCCCGGGGGCGGGCGGCTGCCGGGTGTTAGCCAATCAGCGCCAGCCCACGCGGTCGAAAATCTTCTGGGCTTCGGCGGAGTTCTTCGCCAGGGTGGAGACCGGCAGCAGGTCGGCCTTGAACTTGCCCATGGCGTTCAGGGCCGGATTGTTGGCCTTGACGCTGGGCACCACGGGCCACTCATTGTTGCCATCGGCGAAATAAATCTGGGCCTGATCCGAGGCCAGGTATTCCAGGAACTTCACGGCAGCTTCCTTGTGGGGGGCGGTTTTCAGCATGCCGCCGCCAGAAATGTTGATATGGGCGCCCTGGCGTTGCTGATCGGGCCAGACGATGCCCACCTGGGCCATGGCCTTGCGATCCTCAGTCTTGTCGGAACGCATCAGTCGCGCCAGATAGTAAGTGTTGGCGATGGTGACGCCGCACTCGCCGGCGGCTACGGCGCGAATCTGATCCGTGTCGCCACCCTTGGGGCTCCGGGCGAAATTGGCCGCCACCCCCCGGGCCCAGGCTTCCGCATTGCTGGCGCCCTGATGATGGATCAGGCTGGCCATCAGGGAAATGTTGTAGGGATGGCTGCCGGAACGCATGCAGATCTGGTTCTTGAGTTTGGGCAGGGCCAGATCCGCGTAATTGGCCACATCCTCGCTCTTGAAGGCGGCCTTGTTGTACACGATGACCCGAGCCCGGGTGGAAAAGGCAAACCAGTCGTCGCTGCGCAGGTGGGCGGGTATCCGGCTTGCCAGCGTCTTGGACTTGACCGGGGCGAACAGCCCCAGCTCGTCGGCCTTGGCCAGGCGCGAGGCATCCACGGTGATGAACACATCCGCGGGACTGGCCGCGCCCTCGTTGCGGATGCGCTCCAGCAGCTCGTCTTCCTTGGCCTCGATGCGATTGACCTTGATCCCGGTCTGCTTCTCGAAGTTGCTGTAAAGGGCCTCGTCGGTCTGGTAGTGCCGGGCCGAATAGAGGTTGAGTTCCTTGTCTGCTGCCTGGGCGGCGCAGGTCGCACCAAACAGCACCATGAGGCTCAGAGTGATTCGTGACTTCATTGCAAGGCTCCAAGGGTGATGATGAAAACCTTATTCTAATGAGAATTGTTCGCAATTGAAAGTGCTATTGGGAGCCCCAAACAAAACGCCCCGCTCGAAGCGGGGCGTGATTTTGAAATGGTGCTGCCAAGCATAACGTGAAACAGCGAATTGAAACGGCAGGTCAAACTGTCGAGCGCAGCGAGCCGATGGGTAGCCCCGCCCTGGGGCGGGGATGGGGGTGGGGGACGTTCAATTGGCCTCTGCGAATTTTCATCCTCGGGGGTGGAGCTGGTGACCCTACGCGTCAGGGCAGGGGATCGGCGTTACCCATGGCAGTGGTGTTGGTACCCCCATCCACATAGAGGATTTCGCCGGTAATGCCGCTGGCCAGGTCGGACAGCATGAAGGCGGCGGCATTGCCCACTTCCTCGATGGTGACATTACGGCGCAGAGGGGCATGGTGGGCGTTGTAGGCCAGCAGCTTGCCGAAGTTGCCGATGCCGGAAGCAGCCAGGGTCTTGATCGGGCCGGCGGAAATGGCGTTGGCCCGCACACCCTGGGGCCCCAGGCAAAAGGCCAGATAGCGTACCGCAGCTTCCAGGCTGGCCTTGGCCAGGCCCATGGTGTTGTAGTTGGGCATGGTGCGATTGGCGCCCAGATAGGTCAGGGCCAGCACCGAGGCGCTAGGACTTTTCAGCAGCAGGGGGCGGGCTGCCTTGGCCAGGGCCGGAAAACTGTAAGAGGAAACATCATGGGCGATGCGGAAAGCGTCCCGGGTGATGCCGTCGAGGAAATCGCCCTCAATGGCTTCGGATGGCGCGTAGGCGACGGAATGCACCAGACCGTCGAGCCGGTCCCAGCTCTTGCCCAGGTCGCGGAACAGGGCGTTGATCTGCTCGTCATCGGCTACGTCGAGGGGAAAGATCAGATTGCTGCCGAATTCCTCGGCGAACTTTGCGACCCGGTCCTGAAAACGATCATTCTGGTAGGTGAAAGCCAGTTCGGCGCCTTCGCGGTGACAGGCACTGGCGATGCCATAGGCGATGGAGCGGTTGGAGAGCAGGCCAGTGATCAGGATTTTCTTTCCGGCGAGAAAGCCCATATGTATTTTCCCCTCATGAACGAGCGGGGGATTATATAGTGGTTCGGCTAAACTCCCGCCCCATGTGCAAAGCGATCCTCTTTGCCGCTGTGCTGCTCCTGGCGGGCTGCGGCGGGCCCTGGAACGATCCCTATCCGGCGGCGGAACGGGAGCGCAATATCCTCTACAGCGCCTTTCTGGAACGTCCCAAACACCTGGACCCGGTGCAGTCCT from the Denitratisoma oestradiolicum genome contains:
- a CDS encoding DUF3016 domain-containing protein yields the protein MKTPNSLIFLLLSLATPATLAGDVSVDFLAPEKYQDVGINQHDIDRNIRTLEQHLQKMGKQYLPTTQTLKLEILDIDLAGRYEPWQPPPLHDVRIMRSSAATWPLIKLRYTLSEGSRVLKQGEESVTDVNYLDRVSTSDRSDPLHHEKQMLEDWFRHKLSMPDN
- a CDS encoding HDOD domain-containing protein, which produces MLESPFPDIEAWSLFYESAELPVLRHSLQQLDQIRERANTANTRTLAAIILRDPLLTLRVLNYIEQHRARRQLTDITTIERALMMIGMEPFFRDFRNLPLVEDRLKAHPRALLGLLKVIARARRAAAWAREWAVIRHDLDVDEITVAALLRYVSDMLMWCFAPTLALKVRELQAQDRHLRSSIAQQTVFNMKLDELQMVLVRQWHLPELLTTLMDPAQSENPRIRNVMLACDLARHSDNGWDDLALPDDYRAIEELLHLDHPSLMGKLGLDDNGRPPASSGTAA
- a CDS encoding methyl-accepting chemotaxis protein; its protein translation is MSLRNRLILVLSILAIATVIANGFSFLMFMRLADEAGKLDAQLMEMAESSKWWIIGVTLTVSSMALAAFVQLVRILLNLLGGEPQYAANVVKRISSGDLAFRIQLRPDDSDSLLAAIAGLQGSLVTMARQLRDAAGKVRTSASQFAAMTDNINRCSSEQTGVANDSVRVVGAVTGSMEAVATEAEDASGLAEASQTRSQATADHLAGIIQDLSLASSAVRDATQTTNAFIESAKSITTMTQEVKDIADQTNLLALNAAIEAARAGEHGRGFAVVADEVRKLAEKSAATANEIDNVTRALGNQSDTVESSLQHGQDALSTMQQHLDQVTDTLTATTGVVSQTASSMKRILGTVREQRDSTESVGGNIKQIASMAESNSHAVLQVAEEARQLEALAESLEKTIQHFRLN
- a CDS encoding quinone-dependent dihydroorotate dehydrogenase translates to MLPYCLIRPLLFSLGAESAHEATLAGLKRLERLGLLPPPPAPRDKPVTVMGLDFPNRVGLAAGLDKNGECIDAWGRLGFGFVEIGTVTPRPQPGNPKPRLFRLPERQAIINRMGFNNHGVEALLSNVRQARFKGVLGINIGKNFDTPIERAAEDYLICLNKVYDAASYVTVNISSPNTKNLRQLQGESELDALLGALKARQTRLADQHGRYVPLALKIAPDLEGEQITMIADALRRHRIDGVIATNTTLDRKGVEGLAHAGEAGGLSGAPLFEKSTAVVRALATALGGELPIIAAGGITDGPRAHAKLEAGAALVQIYSGLVFRGPELIQECVTATA
- a CDS encoding arginyltransferase, yielding MTHPRDLPVFSLLQFYATAPYGCSYLPGRIARSQVATPAHLIDGLTFGKLVRAGFRRSGIFTYRPYCDACKECQPVRIPTEIFRPKRNQRRAWQQHQSLDIIERPLVFREEHYQLYHRYQAARHQGGGMDQDSRDQYSHFLLQTHVDTRLVEFRDAGQLRMISIIDILSDGLSSVYTFYDPDLNSASFGTYSILWQIEQCRRLGLPYVYLGYWIRDSRKMAYKARFHPLEVLRDDQWQTLETF
- the aat gene encoding leucyl/phenylalanyl-tRNA--protein transferase, with protein sequence MIPCLPTEPVFPSPEQALSEPNGLLALGGDLSCERLLAAYRQGIFPWFAPGDPILWWSPDPRMVLFPQEMKIRTSLARSLRNSAYEVRLDTAFSQVLQACADTPRPGQQGTWITKEMQEAYLELHRLGYAHSVETWIDDQLAGGLYGVAIGRVFYGESMFSARRDASKIALAHLCLFLMRRNFGIIDCQMETSHLSFLGARPISRQRFRELIGELTVEGEPAGIWPAAGILDAYRNASGRDGRP
- a CDS encoding ABC transporter ATP-binding protein, whose product is MPLLELDCITQAYGDHVVVRDLSLSLEPGQIACLLGASGCGKTTALRCIAGFEPVQRGHIRLEGQEVSGSVHVPPENRQIGMVFQDYALFPHLSVLDNIGFGMGNATRKERQARVEELLERIGLTGQGHKYPHQLSGGQQQRVALARALAPQPRLILMDEPFSNLDVELRERLSVEVRDVLKAMGTTAILVTHDQHEAFAVADMVGVMRDGRIEQWDTPYRLYHCPATRYVADFIGQGVLLPGEVAGPEMVRMELGLLHSDLPLECNAECMACGKNCHLDILLRPDDVIHDDEAPIRAEVVHKAFKGAEFLYTLRLPSGRQVLSLAPSHHDHALGEKIGIRLDVDHVVAFLTQP
- a CDS encoding ABC transporter permease, which codes for MRLPLTALCTLIALLVAMPVFSVGANLLAGGTGETWRHLVDTVLLEYISNSVLLCLGVGLGVASVGTGAAWLAVLHEFPGRRQFEWLLLLPMAMPAYVLAYAYTDFLQFVGPVQTGLREYFGWSRGDYWFPDVRSLGGAIVLFTCVLYPYVYLLVRTAFLERAGGMIEAAQVLGLSPARAFFKVSIPLARPAIAAGMALALMETLADYGTVAYFALPTFTTGIYRAWFSLGDRVAAAQLAGCLLGFVLLLLVLEQASRGQARYHDTSGRRRAVRQQLQGLPAVLAVLGCLLPIGIGFLLPAGLLLRLALGEEGSAFGPRFLDLARNSLTLALSAALVAAGLALLVAYGARYGTRNRQPLARWAARLAGLGYAVPGSVIAVGVLIPVTRLDHVLAGWWQQSFGTHPGLILTGGIAALVYAYVARFLSVALQSLESGMSRITVSMDDASRSLGCGQGETLWRVHLPLLRGSLLTATLLVFVDVMKELPATLVMRPFNFDTLATQTYTLAADERLAEASSPALAIVVVGILPIILLARQIARGRAAAGC
- a CDS encoding Fe(3+) ABC transporter substrate-binding protein produces the protein MKSRITLSLMVLFGATCAAQAADKELNLYSARHYQTDEALYSNFEKQTGIKVNRIEAKEDELLERIRNEGAASPADVFITVDASRLAKADELGLFAPVKSKTLASRIPAHLRSDDWFAFSTRARVIVYNKAAFKSEDVANYADLALPKLKNQICMRSGSHPYNISLMASLIHHQGASNAEAWARGVAANFARSPKGGDTDQIRAVAAGECGVTIANTYYLARLMRSDKTEDRKAMAQVGIVWPDQQRQGAHINISGGGMLKTAPHKEAAVKFLEYLASDQAQIYFADGNNEWPVVPSVKANNPALNAMGKFKADLLPVSTLAKNSAEAQKIFDRVGWR
- the fabI gene encoding enoyl-ACP reductase FabI, encoding MGFLAGKKILITGLLSNRSIAYGIASACHREGAELAFTYQNDRFQDRVAKFAEEFGSNLIFPLDVADDEQINALFRDLGKSWDRLDGLVHSVAYAPSEAIEGDFLDGITRDAFRIAHDVSSYSFPALAKAARPLLLKSPSASVLALTYLGANRTMPNYNTMGLAKASLEAAVRYLAFCLGPQGVRANAISAGPIKTLAASGIGNFGKLLAYNAHHAPLRRNVTIEEVGNAAAFMLSDLASGITGEILYVDGGTNTTAMGNADPLP